One genomic window of Coregonus clupeaformis isolate EN_2021a chromosome 12, ASM2061545v1, whole genome shotgun sequence includes the following:
- the LOC121578284 gene encoding neural cell adhesion molecule L1-like protein isoform X10, whose product MMNSEIVVCCGAMRMRSSMWSPGLALLMGVVTSVCTFHLTTAIDIPLEVLGHINIEQLPTITEASPSSLIAFPFDESFPMTCEAKGNPEPEFRWTKNGEEFDPYQDPRLIKEDNSGTFVIPNTGNLTEYQGTYRCYASNKLGTAITEEIEFVVPHVPKFPKETIDPIEVEEGQPVILECNPPKGIPPLQIYWMTIGLQHIEQDDRVSMGLNGDLFFSNALEKDSRRDYCCFAAFPRIRTIVQKTAMSVIVKSKNSNSDSSSSPGHANSILERKPSLLMPSGVKSETQLVKGDELLLECIAEGFPTPKIEWVKMGHRLPDRATIENHGKLLSINRVNEDDSGKYMCTAKNIHGEARHSFDVSVEEPPRWVSGPESQLSTIGSNVHIKCSATGTPQPTIQWRVNGKRLEEVPASNRKELDDTIVLHNAKSIDSAVYQCEASNRHGTLLANANIMIMNLPPMILTEEGLEYSTVEGKSVVMHCKVFSSPPSIVTWNKDDSTGSVEGQRFTVHQNGSLEIHNVEKEDMGQYTCYTKNTEGKSAITALLDVKDPTKIFQAPEDLQVLIGSTAQLSCLAVYDNSFSGDFEIVWEKDDMEIALNHTENSGYFVEDGILQIVNVSHRDQGMYKCVARTPVDQDTASALLIVLDVPDAPENLVLSEHKGRSVKLKWIPGDDHNSSTTDFIIEYEESQWEPGNWNELQRVPGNHGSAVLKLYGHVDYRFRVSGVNAVGRGRPSEPTERYKTPPAAPDKNPENIKIEGHLPHEMDINWEPLSPIEHNGPGLEYKVSYKRQDVEEDWHEHVVKRHSFVVKGTPTFVPYEIRIQARNYQGWGPEPKVMTGYSGEDFPSAAPDDVEVEVMNNSLVKVSWTRVHKDKLHGHLGGYRINWWRLRSLLDSKKTHGNKHTLTFPGDRNHAMVPGLTPFSEYSLIVMTFNGRGNGPGSNAVNFKTPEGVPEKNPVFRVTDVQKHTVALTWAPPLVANGVLTGYRLEYQLINDTEEVGVLQSVDISRPDTTTCVLRDLEAVSRYKFYLRSCTRVGCGPQVSEESTTTPEARLASIHGGISTQGWFIGLMCAVALLTLIALIACFVNRNKGGKYSVKEKEDLHPDLESQGMHDDTFCEYSDNDEKPLKGSQHSLSGQIKAEDSGDSLVDYGDEDVQFNEDGSFIGEYAGRKEKRVSMEVKGTPNQSKA is encoded by the exons ATGATGAACTCTGAGATTGTTGTCTGCTGTGGAGCGATGAGGATGAGGTCATCGATGTGGAGCCCAGGATTGGCTCTCCTAATGGGCGTGGTCACCAGTGTCTGTACCTTTCACCTCACCACTGCCATAGACATCCCACTGGAGG TTTTAGGTCACATAAACA TTGAGCAGCTACCCACCATCACAGAGGCGTCCCCCAGTTCTCTGATCGCCTTCCCCTTCGATGAGAGCTTCCCCATGACGTGTGAAGCCAAAGGGAACCCCGAGCCAGA ATTCCGGTGGACGAAAAATGGGGAAGAGTTTGACCCCTACCAGGACCCGAGGCTGATCAAGGAGGACAACTCGGGGACATTTGTGATCCCCAACACTGGGAACCTCACAGAGTACCAGGGAACATACCGCTGTTATGCCTCGAACAAACTAGGGACAGCCATAACGGAGGAGATTGAGTTTGTTGTGCCCC ATGTTCCTAAGTTTCCAAAGGAGACGATTGATCCCATCGAGGTGGAGGAGGGTCAGCCTGTCATTCTGGAGTGTAACCCTCCTAAAGGAATCCCTCCTTTACAGATCTACTGGATGACCATCG GCCTTCAGCACATAGAGCAGGATGACAGGGTGTCCATGGGTCTGAACGGCGACCTGTTCTTCTCTAATGCTCTGGAGAAGGACAGTCGCAGAGACTACTGCTGCTTCGCTGCCTTCCCCAGGATACGCACCATCGTACAGAAGACTGCCATGTCTGTCATAGTCAAAAGCA AAAATTCAAACAGTGACTCAAGTAGCAGTCCTGGTCATG CCAATTCAATTCTGGAGAGGAAACCAAGTCTTCTGATGCCCTCTGGTGTCAAGTCGGAGACACAGCTGGTGAAAGGTGATGAGCTGCTACTGGAGTGCATTGCggagggctt TCCAACACCCAAGATTGAATGGGTGAAGATGGGCCACAGGCTGCCCGACAGAGCGACAATAGAGAACCATGGGAAACTCCTGAGCATTAACCGGGTCAATGAGGACGACAGTGGGAAATACATGTGTACGGCTAAGAACATCCATGGAGAGGCCAGGCACTCCTTTGATGTATCAGTGGAAG AGCCTCCTCGGTGGGTGTCTGGGCCTGAGAGCCAGCTTAGTACGATTGGCTCAAATGTGCATATCAAGTGCTCCGCCACTGGCACTCCTCAGCCCACCATCCAATGGAGGGTGAATGGAAAACGTCTTGAGG AGGTCCCAGCATCTAACAGAAAAGAGTTGGATGACACCATTGTCTTGCACAACGCCAAATCAATTGACAGTGCCGTCTACCAATGTGAGGCCTCCAACAGACATGGAACCCTACTGGCCAATGCCAATATCATGATCATGA ATCTGCCTCCTATGATCCTGACAGAGGAAGGTCTGGAGTATTCCACTGTGGAGGGGAAGAGTGTAGTCATGCACTGCAAGGTGTTCAGCTCTCCACCCTCTATTGTAACCTG GAACAAGGATGATTCAACAGGGTCTGTGGAGGGACAAAGGTTTACAGTTCACCAGAATGGATCATTGGAGATCCATAATGTGGAGAAAGAGGACATGGGCCAATACACATGTTACACCAAGAATACTGAAGGGAAGTCGGCTATAACTGCCTTACTGGATGTTAAAG ATCCCACAAAGATATTCCAGGCCCCAGAGGACTTGCAGGTCCTAATAGGATCCACAGCCCAGCTCTCCTGCCTGGCGGTGTACGACAACTCCTTCAGTGGCGACTTTGAGATAGTGTGGGAAAAAGATGATATGGAGATAGCACTAAACCACACTGAGAATTCTGG ATATTTCGTAGAGGATGGCATACTGCAGATCGTCAACGTAAGCCACAGAGACCAGGGCATGTACAAGTGTGTGGCCAGAACTCCAGTGGACCAGGACACTGCCTCTGCACTACTTATAGTGCTGG ATGTCCCAGATGCACCTGAGAACTTGGTGCTGTCTGAACACAAGGGCAGAAGTGTGAAGCTCAAATGGATCCCTGGGGATGACCACAACAGCTCAACCACTG ACTTCATTATTGAGTATGAGGAGAGCCAGTGGGAGCCAGGGAACTGGAACGAGCTTCAGAGAGTTCCAGGAAATCACGGTTCGGCAGTCCTCAAACTTTACGGACATGTTGACTATCGCTTTCGAGTGTCTGGAGTCAACGCGGTGGGAAGGGGGCGTCCCAGTGAGCCCACAGAAAGATACAAGACCCCTCCTGCAG CCCCTGACAAGAACCCAGAAAATATTAAAATCGAAGGTCATTTGCCACATGAAATGGATATCAACTGGGAG CCATTGTCCCCCATTGAACACAATGGGCCAGGCCTTGAATATAAGGTGAGCTATAAACGGCAGGATGTGGAGGAGGACTGGCATGAGCATGTGGTGAAAAGACACTCGTTTGTGGTGAAGGGCACTCCCACGTTTGTGCCATATGAGATCAGGATCCAGGCGAGGAACTACCAGGGATGGGGACCAGAACCCAAAGTGATGACGGGCTACTCTGGAGAGGACT TCCCATCCGCAGCCCCTGATGATGTAGAGGTGGAGGTGATGAACAACTCGCTGGTCAAGGTCAGCTGGACACGTGTTCACAAGGACAAGCTGCATGGACATCTGGGAGGCTACAGG ATAAACTGGTGGCGGCTGCGTAGTCTGCTGGACTCAAAAAAGACTCACgggaacaaacacacactgacattcCCGGGGGACCGGAACCATGCCATGGTACCGGGGCTCACGCCCTTCTCTGAGTACAGCCTCATCGTCATGACCTTCAACGGGCGAGGCAACGGGCCAGGCAGCAACGCCGTCAACTTCAAAACTCCAGAGGGAG TTCCAGAGAAAAACCCAGTTTTCAGGGTCACAGATGTTCAGAAGCACACCGTTGCTCTCACCTGGGCACCTCCTCTGGTTGCCAATGGAGTCCTCACAGGATACCGGCTAGAGTATCAGCTAA tcAATGACACAGAGGAGGTGGGTGTCCTGCAGTCGGTGGACATCAGCCGCCCTGACACCACCACGTGTGTCCTGCGGGACCTCGAGGCTGTCAGCAGGTACAAGTTCTACCTGCGCTCCTGCACCAGGGTGGGCTGTGGGCCCCAGGTCAGCGAGGAGAGCACCACCACGCCTGAAGCAC GTCTGGCAAGCATCCATGGAGGAATCTCCACTCAGGGCTGGTTCATCGGGCTGATGTGTGCCGTGGCTCTCCTCACACTCATTGCGTTAATCGCGTGCTTTGTCAACAGAAATAAAGGAGGGAAATATTCTG
- the LOC121578284 gene encoding neural cell adhesion molecule L1-like protein isoform X7 — MMNSEIVVCCGAMRMRSSMWSPGLALLMGVVTSVCTFHLTTAIDIPLEVLGHINIEQLPTITEASPSSLIAFPFDESFPMTCEAKGNPEPEFRWTKNGEEFDPYQDPRLIKEDNSGTFVIPNTGNLTEYQGTYRCYASNKLGTAITEEIEFVVPHVPKFPKETIDPIEVEEGQPVILECNPPKGIPPLQIYWMTIGLQHIEQDDRVSMGLNGDLFFSNALEKDSRRDYCCFAAFPRIRTIVQKTAMSVIVKSKNSNSDSSSSPGHANSILERKPSLLMPSGVKSETQLVKGDELLLECIAEGFPTPKIEWVKMGHRLPDRATIENHGKLLSINRVNEDDSGKYMCTAKNIHGEARHSFDVSVEEPPRWVSGPESQLSTIGSNVHIKCSATGTPQPTIQWRVNGKRLEEVPASNRKELDDTIVLHNAKSIDSAVYQCEASNRHGTLLANANIMIMNLPPMILTEEGLEYSTVEGKSVVMHCKVFSSPPSIVTWNKDDSTGSVEGQRFTVHQNGSLEIHNVEKEDMGQYTCYTKNTEGKSAITALLDVKDPTKIFQAPEDLQVLIGSTAQLSCLAVYDNSFSGDFEIVWEKDDMEIALNHTENSGYFVEDGILQIVNVSHRDQGMYKCVARTPVDQDTASALLIVLDVPDAPENLVLSEHKGRSVKLKWIPGDDHNSSTTDFIIEYEESQWEPGNWNELQRVPGNHGSAVLKLYGHVDYRFRVSGVNAVGRGRPSEPTERYKTPPAAPDKNPENIKIEGHLPHEMDINWEPLSPIEHNGPGLEYKVSYKRQDVEEDWHEHVVKRHSFVVKGTPTFVPYEIRIQARNYQGWGPEPKVMTGYSGEDSFFWICPQDVTSVPSAAPDDVEVEVMNNSLVKVSWTRVHKDKLHGHLGGYRINWWRLRSLLDSKKTHGNKHTLTFPGDRNHAMVPGLTPFSEYSLIVMTFNGRGNGPGSNAVNFKTPEGVPEKNPVFRVTDVQKHTVALTWAPPLVANGVLTGYRLEYQLINDTEEVGVLQSVDISRPDTTTCVLRDLEAVSRYKFYLRSCTRVGCGPQVSEESTTTPEAPSTAVSTVNFNQSASPSPPSTAVSHVSNATRSNIVPALLNISSSVSDNFANISWIPGSEQTDSEFYVAYMNNRKGNWKISEAVNISKTFHIIEGLEPGTAYTVRLMTKNWVDNSSIFEDVIRTRVKGLASIHGGISTQGWFIGLMCAVALLTLIALIACFVNRNKGGKYSVKEKEDLHPDLESQGMHDDTFCEYRKPHMHELYTDPHRHPCSRHVMG; from the exons ATGATGAACTCTGAGATTGTTGTCTGCTGTGGAGCGATGAGGATGAGGTCATCGATGTGGAGCCCAGGATTGGCTCTCCTAATGGGCGTGGTCACCAGTGTCTGTACCTTTCACCTCACCACTGCCATAGACATCCCACTGGAGG TTTTAGGTCACATAAACA TTGAGCAGCTACCCACCATCACAGAGGCGTCCCCCAGTTCTCTGATCGCCTTCCCCTTCGATGAGAGCTTCCCCATGACGTGTGAAGCCAAAGGGAACCCCGAGCCAGA ATTCCGGTGGACGAAAAATGGGGAAGAGTTTGACCCCTACCAGGACCCGAGGCTGATCAAGGAGGACAACTCGGGGACATTTGTGATCCCCAACACTGGGAACCTCACAGAGTACCAGGGAACATACCGCTGTTATGCCTCGAACAAACTAGGGACAGCCATAACGGAGGAGATTGAGTTTGTTGTGCCCC ATGTTCCTAAGTTTCCAAAGGAGACGATTGATCCCATCGAGGTGGAGGAGGGTCAGCCTGTCATTCTGGAGTGTAACCCTCCTAAAGGAATCCCTCCTTTACAGATCTACTGGATGACCATCG GCCTTCAGCACATAGAGCAGGATGACAGGGTGTCCATGGGTCTGAACGGCGACCTGTTCTTCTCTAATGCTCTGGAGAAGGACAGTCGCAGAGACTACTGCTGCTTCGCTGCCTTCCCCAGGATACGCACCATCGTACAGAAGACTGCCATGTCTGTCATAGTCAAAAGCA AAAATTCAAACAGTGACTCAAGTAGCAGTCCTGGTCATG CCAATTCAATTCTGGAGAGGAAACCAAGTCTTCTGATGCCCTCTGGTGTCAAGTCGGAGACACAGCTGGTGAAAGGTGATGAGCTGCTACTGGAGTGCATTGCggagggctt TCCAACACCCAAGATTGAATGGGTGAAGATGGGCCACAGGCTGCCCGACAGAGCGACAATAGAGAACCATGGGAAACTCCTGAGCATTAACCGGGTCAATGAGGACGACAGTGGGAAATACATGTGTACGGCTAAGAACATCCATGGAGAGGCCAGGCACTCCTTTGATGTATCAGTGGAAG AGCCTCCTCGGTGGGTGTCTGGGCCTGAGAGCCAGCTTAGTACGATTGGCTCAAATGTGCATATCAAGTGCTCCGCCACTGGCACTCCTCAGCCCACCATCCAATGGAGGGTGAATGGAAAACGTCTTGAGG AGGTCCCAGCATCTAACAGAAAAGAGTTGGATGACACCATTGTCTTGCACAACGCCAAATCAATTGACAGTGCCGTCTACCAATGTGAGGCCTCCAACAGACATGGAACCCTACTGGCCAATGCCAATATCATGATCATGA ATCTGCCTCCTATGATCCTGACAGAGGAAGGTCTGGAGTATTCCACTGTGGAGGGGAAGAGTGTAGTCATGCACTGCAAGGTGTTCAGCTCTCCACCCTCTATTGTAACCTG GAACAAGGATGATTCAACAGGGTCTGTGGAGGGACAAAGGTTTACAGTTCACCAGAATGGATCATTGGAGATCCATAATGTGGAGAAAGAGGACATGGGCCAATACACATGTTACACCAAGAATACTGAAGGGAAGTCGGCTATAACTGCCTTACTGGATGTTAAAG ATCCCACAAAGATATTCCAGGCCCCAGAGGACTTGCAGGTCCTAATAGGATCCACAGCCCAGCTCTCCTGCCTGGCGGTGTACGACAACTCCTTCAGTGGCGACTTTGAGATAGTGTGGGAAAAAGATGATATGGAGATAGCACTAAACCACACTGAGAATTCTGG ATATTTCGTAGAGGATGGCATACTGCAGATCGTCAACGTAAGCCACAGAGACCAGGGCATGTACAAGTGTGTGGCCAGAACTCCAGTGGACCAGGACACTGCCTCTGCACTACTTATAGTGCTGG ATGTCCCAGATGCACCTGAGAACTTGGTGCTGTCTGAACACAAGGGCAGAAGTGTGAAGCTCAAATGGATCCCTGGGGATGACCACAACAGCTCAACCACTG ACTTCATTATTGAGTATGAGGAGAGCCAGTGGGAGCCAGGGAACTGGAACGAGCTTCAGAGAGTTCCAGGAAATCACGGTTCGGCAGTCCTCAAACTTTACGGACATGTTGACTATCGCTTTCGAGTGTCTGGAGTCAACGCGGTGGGAAGGGGGCGTCCCAGTGAGCCCACAGAAAGATACAAGACCCCTCCTGCAG CCCCTGACAAGAACCCAGAAAATATTAAAATCGAAGGTCATTTGCCACATGAAATGGATATCAACTGGGAG CCATTGTCCCCCATTGAACACAATGGGCCAGGCCTTGAATATAAGGTGAGCTATAAACGGCAGGATGTGGAGGAGGACTGGCATGAGCATGTGGTGAAAAGACACTCGTTTGTGGTGAAGGGCACTCCCACGTTTGTGCCATATGAGATCAGGATCCAGGCGAGGAACTACCAGGGATGGGGACCAGAACCCAAAGTGATGACGGGCTACTCTGGAGAGGACT CTTTCTTTTGGATTTGCCCTCAGGATGTAACCTCAG TCCCATCCGCAGCCCCTGATGATGTAGAGGTGGAGGTGATGAACAACTCGCTGGTCAAGGTCAGCTGGACACGTGTTCACAAGGACAAGCTGCATGGACATCTGGGAGGCTACAGG ATAAACTGGTGGCGGCTGCGTAGTCTGCTGGACTCAAAAAAGACTCACgggaacaaacacacactgacattcCCGGGGGACCGGAACCATGCCATGGTACCGGGGCTCACGCCCTTCTCTGAGTACAGCCTCATCGTCATGACCTTCAACGGGCGAGGCAACGGGCCAGGCAGCAACGCCGTCAACTTCAAAACTCCAGAGGGAG TTCCAGAGAAAAACCCAGTTTTCAGGGTCACAGATGTTCAGAAGCACACCGTTGCTCTCACCTGGGCACCTCCTCTGGTTGCCAATGGAGTCCTCACAGGATACCGGCTAGAGTATCAGCTAA tcAATGACACAGAGGAGGTGGGTGTCCTGCAGTCGGTGGACATCAGCCGCCCTGACACCACCACGTGTGTCCTGCGGGACCTCGAGGCTGTCAGCAGGTACAAGTTCTACCTGCGCTCCTGCACCAGGGTGGGCTGTGGGCCCCAGGTCAGCGAGGAGAGCACCACCACGCCTGAAGCAC CTTCAACAGCGGTGTCCACTGTCAACTTCA ACCAGTCTGCTTCCCCCTCACCTCCAAGCACTGCAGTCTCCCACGTGTCCAATGCCACCCGTTCCAACATAG TCCCAGCCCTGTTGAATATTAGTTCCTCAGTTAGTGACAACTTTGCAAATATCAGCTGGATTCCGGGAAGCGAACAAACAGATTCAGAGTTTTATGTTGCATATATGAACAACC GTAAAGGTAACTGGAAGATCTCTGAGGCAGTTAACATCTCTAAGACTTTCCACATCATTGAGGGGCTGGAGCCTGGGACTGCGTACACTGTGCGCCTTATGACTAAGAACTGGGTTGATAATTCTAGTATTTTTGAAGATGTAATCAGGACCAGGGTTAAAG GTCTGGCAAGCATCCATGGAGGAATCTCCACTCAGGGCTGGTTCATCGGGCTGATGTGTGCCGTGGCTCTCCTCACACTCATTGCGTTAATCGCGTGCTTTGTCAACAGAAATAAAGGAGGGAAATATTCTG
- the LOC121578284 gene encoding neural cell adhesion molecule L1-like protein isoform X1, translated as MMNSEIVVCCGAMRMRSSMWSPGLALLMGVVTSVCTFHLTTAIDIPLEVLGHINIEQLPTITEASPSSLIAFPFDESFPMTCEAKGNPEPEFRWTKNGEEFDPYQDPRLIKEDNSGTFVIPNTGNLTEYQGTYRCYASNKLGTAITEEIEFVVPHVPKFPKETIDPIEVEEGQPVILECNPPKGIPPLQIYWMTIGLQHIEQDDRVSMGLNGDLFFSNALEKDSRRDYCCFAAFPRIRTIVQKTAMSVIVKSKNSNSDSSSSPGHANSILERKPSLLMPSGVKSETQLVKGDELLLECIAEGFPTPKIEWVKMGHRLPDRATIENHGKLLSINRVNEDDSGKYMCTAKNIHGEARHSFDVSVEEPPRWVSGPESQLSTIGSNVHIKCSATGTPQPTIQWRVNGKRLEEVPASNRKELDDTIVLHNAKSIDSAVYQCEASNRHGTLLANANIMIMNLPPMILTEEGLEYSTVEGKSVVMHCKVFSSPPSIVTWNKDDSTGSVEGQRFTVHQNGSLEIHNVEKEDMGQYTCYTKNTEGKSAITALLDVKDPTKIFQAPEDLQVLIGSTAQLSCLAVYDNSFSGDFEIVWEKDDMEIALNHTENSGYFVEDGILQIVNVSHRDQGMYKCVARTPVDQDTASALLIVLDVPDAPENLVLSEHKGRSVKLKWIPGDDHNSSTTDFIIEYEESQWEPGNWNELQRVPGNHGSAVLKLYGHVDYRFRVSGVNAVGRGRPSEPTERYKTPPAAPDKNPENIKIEGHLPHEMDINWEPLSPIEHNGPGLEYKVSYKRQDVEEDWHEHVVKRHSFVVKGTPTFVPYEIRIQARNYQGWGPEPKVMTGYSGEDSFFWICPQDVTSVPSAAPDDVEVEVMNNSLVKVSWTRVHKDKLHGHLGGYRINWWRLRSLLDSKKTHGNKHTLTFPGDRNHAMVPGLTPFSEYSLIVMTFNGRGNGPGSNAVNFKTPEGVPEKNPVFRVTDVQKHTVALTWAPPLVANGVLTGYRLEYQLINDTEEVGVLQSVDISRPDTTTCVLRDLEAVSRYKFYLRSCTRVGCGPQVSEESTTTPEAPSTAVSTVNFNQSASPSPPSTAVSHVSNATRSNIVPALLNISSSVSDNFANISWIPGSEQTDSEFYVAYMNNRKGNWKISEAVNISKTFHIIEGLEPGTAYTVRLMTKNWVDNSSIFEDVIRTRVKGLASIHGGISTQGWFIGLMCAVALLTLIALIACFVNRNKGGKYSVKEKEDLHPDLESQGMHDDTFCEYSDNDEKPLKGSQHSLSGQIKAEDSGDSLVDYGDEDVQFNEDGSFIGEYAGRKEKRVSMEVKGTPNQSKA; from the exons ATGATGAACTCTGAGATTGTTGTCTGCTGTGGAGCGATGAGGATGAGGTCATCGATGTGGAGCCCAGGATTGGCTCTCCTAATGGGCGTGGTCACCAGTGTCTGTACCTTTCACCTCACCACTGCCATAGACATCCCACTGGAGG TTTTAGGTCACATAAACA TTGAGCAGCTACCCACCATCACAGAGGCGTCCCCCAGTTCTCTGATCGCCTTCCCCTTCGATGAGAGCTTCCCCATGACGTGTGAAGCCAAAGGGAACCCCGAGCCAGA ATTCCGGTGGACGAAAAATGGGGAAGAGTTTGACCCCTACCAGGACCCGAGGCTGATCAAGGAGGACAACTCGGGGACATTTGTGATCCCCAACACTGGGAACCTCACAGAGTACCAGGGAACATACCGCTGTTATGCCTCGAACAAACTAGGGACAGCCATAACGGAGGAGATTGAGTTTGTTGTGCCCC ATGTTCCTAAGTTTCCAAAGGAGACGATTGATCCCATCGAGGTGGAGGAGGGTCAGCCTGTCATTCTGGAGTGTAACCCTCCTAAAGGAATCCCTCCTTTACAGATCTACTGGATGACCATCG GCCTTCAGCACATAGAGCAGGATGACAGGGTGTCCATGGGTCTGAACGGCGACCTGTTCTTCTCTAATGCTCTGGAGAAGGACAGTCGCAGAGACTACTGCTGCTTCGCTGCCTTCCCCAGGATACGCACCATCGTACAGAAGACTGCCATGTCTGTCATAGTCAAAAGCA AAAATTCAAACAGTGACTCAAGTAGCAGTCCTGGTCATG CCAATTCAATTCTGGAGAGGAAACCAAGTCTTCTGATGCCCTCTGGTGTCAAGTCGGAGACACAGCTGGTGAAAGGTGATGAGCTGCTACTGGAGTGCATTGCggagggctt TCCAACACCCAAGATTGAATGGGTGAAGATGGGCCACAGGCTGCCCGACAGAGCGACAATAGAGAACCATGGGAAACTCCTGAGCATTAACCGGGTCAATGAGGACGACAGTGGGAAATACATGTGTACGGCTAAGAACATCCATGGAGAGGCCAGGCACTCCTTTGATGTATCAGTGGAAG AGCCTCCTCGGTGGGTGTCTGGGCCTGAGAGCCAGCTTAGTACGATTGGCTCAAATGTGCATATCAAGTGCTCCGCCACTGGCACTCCTCAGCCCACCATCCAATGGAGGGTGAATGGAAAACGTCTTGAGG AGGTCCCAGCATCTAACAGAAAAGAGTTGGATGACACCATTGTCTTGCACAACGCCAAATCAATTGACAGTGCCGTCTACCAATGTGAGGCCTCCAACAGACATGGAACCCTACTGGCCAATGCCAATATCATGATCATGA ATCTGCCTCCTATGATCCTGACAGAGGAAGGTCTGGAGTATTCCACTGTGGAGGGGAAGAGTGTAGTCATGCACTGCAAGGTGTTCAGCTCTCCACCCTCTATTGTAACCTG GAACAAGGATGATTCAACAGGGTCTGTGGAGGGACAAAGGTTTACAGTTCACCAGAATGGATCATTGGAGATCCATAATGTGGAGAAAGAGGACATGGGCCAATACACATGTTACACCAAGAATACTGAAGGGAAGTCGGCTATAACTGCCTTACTGGATGTTAAAG ATCCCACAAAGATATTCCAGGCCCCAGAGGACTTGCAGGTCCTAATAGGATCCACAGCCCAGCTCTCCTGCCTGGCGGTGTACGACAACTCCTTCAGTGGCGACTTTGAGATAGTGTGGGAAAAAGATGATATGGAGATAGCACTAAACCACACTGAGAATTCTGG ATATTTCGTAGAGGATGGCATACTGCAGATCGTCAACGTAAGCCACAGAGACCAGGGCATGTACAAGTGTGTGGCCAGAACTCCAGTGGACCAGGACACTGCCTCTGCACTACTTATAGTGCTGG ATGTCCCAGATGCACCTGAGAACTTGGTGCTGTCTGAACACAAGGGCAGAAGTGTGAAGCTCAAATGGATCCCTGGGGATGACCACAACAGCTCAACCACTG ACTTCATTATTGAGTATGAGGAGAGCCAGTGGGAGCCAGGGAACTGGAACGAGCTTCAGAGAGTTCCAGGAAATCACGGTTCGGCAGTCCTCAAACTTTACGGACATGTTGACTATCGCTTTCGAGTGTCTGGAGTCAACGCGGTGGGAAGGGGGCGTCCCAGTGAGCCCACAGAAAGATACAAGACCCCTCCTGCAG CCCCTGACAAGAACCCAGAAAATATTAAAATCGAAGGTCATTTGCCACATGAAATGGATATCAACTGGGAG CCATTGTCCCCCATTGAACACAATGGGCCAGGCCTTGAATATAAGGTGAGCTATAAACGGCAGGATGTGGAGGAGGACTGGCATGAGCATGTGGTGAAAAGACACTCGTTTGTGGTGAAGGGCACTCCCACGTTTGTGCCATATGAGATCAGGATCCAGGCGAGGAACTACCAGGGATGGGGACCAGAACCCAAAGTGATGACGGGCTACTCTGGAGAGGACT CTTTCTTTTGGATTTGCCCTCAGGATGTAACCTCAG TCCCATCCGCAGCCCCTGATGATGTAGAGGTGGAGGTGATGAACAACTCGCTGGTCAAGGTCAGCTGGACACGTGTTCACAAGGACAAGCTGCATGGACATCTGGGAGGCTACAGG ATAAACTGGTGGCGGCTGCGTAGTCTGCTGGACTCAAAAAAGACTCACgggaacaaacacacactgacattcCCGGGGGACCGGAACCATGCCATGGTACCGGGGCTCACGCCCTTCTCTGAGTACAGCCTCATCGTCATGACCTTCAACGGGCGAGGCAACGGGCCAGGCAGCAACGCCGTCAACTTCAAAACTCCAGAGGGAG TTCCAGAGAAAAACCCAGTTTTCAGGGTCACAGATGTTCAGAAGCACACCGTTGCTCTCACCTGGGCACCTCCTCTGGTTGCCAATGGAGTCCTCACAGGATACCGGCTAGAGTATCAGCTAA tcAATGACACAGAGGAGGTGGGTGTCCTGCAGTCGGTGGACATCAGCCGCCCTGACACCACCACGTGTGTCCTGCGGGACCTCGAGGCTGTCAGCAGGTACAAGTTCTACCTGCGCTCCTGCACCAGGGTGGGCTGTGGGCCCCAGGTCAGCGAGGAGAGCACCACCACGCCTGAAGCAC CTTCAACAGCGGTGTCCACTGTCAACTTCA ACCAGTCTGCTTCCCCCTCACCTCCAAGCACTGCAGTCTCCCACGTGTCCAATGCCACCCGTTCCAACATAG TCCCAGCCCTGTTGAATATTAGTTCCTCAGTTAGTGACAACTTTGCAAATATCAGCTGGATTCCGGGAAGCGAACAAACAGATTCAGAGTTTTATGTTGCATATATGAACAACC GTAAAGGTAACTGGAAGATCTCTGAGGCAGTTAACATCTCTAAGACTTTCCACATCATTGAGGGGCTGGAGCCTGGGACTGCGTACACTGTGCGCCTTATGACTAAGAACTGGGTTGATAATTCTAGTATTTTTGAAGATGTAATCAGGACCAGGGTTAAAG GTCTGGCAAGCATCCATGGAGGAATCTCCACTCAGGGCTGGTTCATCGGGCTGATGTGTGCCGTGGCTCTCCTCACACTCATTGCGTTAATCGCGTGCTTTGTCAACAGAAATAAAGGAGGGAAATATTCTG